One Paralichthys olivaceus isolate ysfri-2021 chromosome 8, ASM2471397v2, whole genome shotgun sequence genomic region harbors:
- the LOC138411146 gene encoding uncharacterized protein isoform X1, with product MDIPTCGTVKSKIEALRKTLKQEDELLREKEKMPAGSKAHNGKLAVQGNKVKALEEDNVALKKKVAPLIRDFSRVELVVTEVEERQAHSQKIDSMDKETQTSELPWKPWSPSPLHHLPEWLPANRFPPQLSSLWVAVGSRTSVLQVPTAHATDMARDAHTNITTGYGCREVMETGSTTLTGEAVYVVSTTMRIVDIQTYISELQHYIDIRCIIISRLHVINS from the exons ATGGACATTccg actTGTGGAACAGTGAAGTCTAAGATTGAGGCTCTGAGAAAGACGCTCAAACAGGAGGATGAGCTtctgagggagaaggagaaaatgccAGCtggctctaaagcccacaatggcaaactggctgtacagggCAACAaagtgaaggctctggaagaggacaatgtggctctgaagaaGAAGGTGGCCCCTTTAATAAGGGATttcagcagggttgagcttgtggtgacagaggtggaggaaaggcaagctcacagccaaaagattgactccatggacaaggagactcaaaccagcgagcTGCCATG GAAGCCATggtctccttctcctcttcatcatcttcctgAGTGGCTCCCAGCAAACAGGTTTCCACCACAGCTCTCATCACTATGGGTTGCAGTTGGCAGCAGGACGTCTGTCCTCCAAGTACCCACAGCCCATGCGACTGACATGGCCAGGGATGCGCACACTAACATCACGACAGGCTACGGCTGCAGAGAAGTCATGGAAACTGGAAGTACCACCCTGACTGGTGAGGCGGTGTATGTTGTCAGCACCACCATGAGGATCGTAGACATCCAGACATACATATCAGAACTTCAACATTACATTGACATAAGATGCATAATTATAAGCAGGTTACATGTAATTAATAGTTAA
- the LOC138411146 gene encoding uncharacterized protein isoform X2, producing the protein MDIPTCGTVKSKIEALRKTLKQEDELLREKEKMPAGSKAHNGKLAVQGNKVKALEEDNVALKKKVAPLIRDFSRVELVVTEVEERQAHSQKIDSMDKETQTSELPW; encoded by the exons ATGGACATTccg actTGTGGAACAGTGAAGTCTAAGATTGAGGCTCTGAGAAAGACGCTCAAACAGGAGGATGAGCTtctgagggagaaggagaaaatgccAGCtggctctaaagcccacaatggcaaactggctgtacagggCAACAaagtgaaggctctggaagaggacaatgtggctctgaagaaGAAGGTGGCCCCTTTAATAAGGGATttcagcagggttgagcttgtggtgacagaggtggaggaaaggcaagctcacagccaaaagattgactccatggacaaggagactcaaaccagcgagcTGCCATGGTAG
- the LOC109637750 gene encoding D(1) dopamine receptor-like: MNNTTSSALVGPDSREELSAHRALTGCVLALLIIWTLLGNFTVCAAVYRYRHLRAKVTNIFIVSLALSDLLVAVLVMPWKAAAEVAGFWPFGGFCKTWLACDIMCSTASILNLCVISVDRYWAISSPFRYERSMNKKVASVMIGVTWTVSVVISFVPVQLNWHRAEISDTAGMEDVARRGWSMEGSCDSSLSRTYAISSSLISFYIPVAIMILTYTRIYQIAQVQIRMISSLERAAEHAQSCRSDEPEPFPHLCAEINGHSYQARVSVQAQTQSHRELKVSIRKETKVLKTLSVIMGVFVCCWLPFFILNCALPFCPGQGAPGSQRGPYCVNEKTFDVFVWIGWSNSSLNPVIYAFNADFRDAFLRLLRCRGGGGCWAAVRAAVDSDRAANLKQEGPLNARLGVSCSTNTRGSEDSGNTTVTVCYYRGTNPEQVTDTEESNDKDRLTQIPTQGTQ; the protein is encoded by the coding sequence ATGAATAACACGACCAGCTCGGCACTGGTGGGACCTGACAGTCGGGAGGAGTTATCGGCACATCGAGCTTTAACCGGCTGCGTCCTGGCACTGCTTATCATCTGGACGCTGTTGGGCAACTTCACGGTATGTGCCGCCGTTTATCGCTACCGGCATTTGCGCGCAAAAGTGACCAACATCTTCATCGTGTCCCTGGCTCTGTCGGACCTGCTGGTCGCGGTGCTGGTTATGCCGTGGAAGGCTGCGGCTGAAGTGGCCGGTTTCTGGCCGTTCGGGGGCTTCTGTAAGACCTGGCTGGCCTGCGACATCATGTGCTCCACAGCCTCCATCCTCAACCTGTGCGTCATCAGCGTGGACAGATACTGGGCCATCTCCAGCCCCTTCCGCTACGAGAGGAGCATGAACAAGAAAGTGGCCTCCGTCATGATCGGCGTGACCTGGACGGTGTCCGTGGTCATCTCCTTCGTCCCCGTGCAGCTCAACTGGCACAGGGCAGAGATCAGTGACACGGCCGGTATGGAGGATGTGGCGCGTCGAGGTTGGAGCATGGAGGGGAGCTGTGACTCCAGCCTGAGCCGCACATACGCCATCTCCTCTTCCCTCATCAGCTTCTACATCCCTGTCGCCATCATGATCCTCACATACACGCGTATCTACCAGATCGCGCAGGTGCAGATCCGGATGATCTCCTCCCTGGAGCGCGCGGCGGAACACGCGCAAAGTTGCCGTTCGGATGAACCTGAACCATTTCCTCACCTGTGCGCGGAAATCAATGGCCATTCATACCAGGCTCGTGTCAGTGTGCAGGCTCAGACTCAGAGTCACCGGGAGCTCAAAGTCTCCATCAGGAAAGAGACTAAAGTCCTGAAAACTCTGAGCGTCATCATGGGAGTGTTTGTCTGCTGCTGGCTGCCTTTCTTCATCCTCAACTGCGCCCTGCCCTTCTGTCCCGGACAAGGGGCCCCGGGGAGCCAGCGTGGCCCTTACTGCGTCAACgaaaaaacatttgatgtgtttgtgtggatcgGCTGGAGCAACTCGTCCCTCAACCCGGTCATCTACGCGTTTAACGCAGACTTCAGAGACGCCTTCCTGCGCCTGCTGCGCTGCcgcggaggaggaggctgctgggCCGCGGTGCGCGCAGCGGTGGACAGTGACAGGGCCGCGAACCTGAAGCAGGAGGGACCCCTGAACGCGAGGCTGGGGGTCTCCTGCTCCACGAACACCCGGGGGAGCGAGGACAGCGGCAACACCACAGTGACCGTGTGTTATTACAGAGGGACAAACCCCGAGCAGGTGACAGACACTGAAGAAAGTAACGACAAAGACAGACTGACGCAGATACCCACACAAGGGACACAGTAG